A stretch of Thermoanaerobaculales bacterium DNA encodes these proteins:
- a CDS encoding DUF3313 family protein — protein MKKLALMLAAAVAATGLVRAQGAAPDVEVTGADELVQRTGGLASTWVRPDADISRYGKLYLWEPEFSFREGGETTAGTTAKLVRGDSGPYAIRPEDQERFKQLVSEQFVAELARGKLFEVVNEVGPGTLIVRAGFLDITSDVPPNVERYGNVHLASVGEATIVFELIDASTGVIQARAAERQEIQPEFRKRGVNAAPANSATVWSDVERWAREQAQDLRKALEKAKTKAEKQAEP, from the coding sequence ATGAAGAAGTTGGCGTTGATGCTCGCAGCGGCAGTCGCGGCGACGGGCCTCGTCCGCGCCCAGGGAGCGGCTCCCGACGTGGAGGTCACCGGCGCCGACGAGCTGGTCCAGAGGACGGGTGGGCTGGCATCGACCTGGGTGAGGCCGGATGCCGACATCAGCCGCTACGGCAAGCTCTACCTGTGGGAGCCGGAGTTCTCCTTCCGCGAGGGCGGCGAGACGACGGCCGGCACGACCGCCAAGCTCGTGCGAGGCGACTCCGGGCCCTACGCCATCCGGCCGGAGGACCAGGAGCGCTTCAAGCAGCTGGTCAGCGAGCAGTTCGTCGCCGAGCTGGCGCGCGGCAAGCTGTTCGAGGTAGTCAATGAGGTGGGGCCGGGCACCCTGATCGTGCGGGCCGGGTTCCTGGACATCACCTCCGACGTGCCGCCGAACGTCGAGCGCTACGGCAACGTCCACCTGGCGTCGGTCGGCGAGGCGACGATCGTCTTCGAGCTGATCGACGCCTCGACCGGGGTCATCCAGGCGCGCGCCGCCGAGCGCCAGGAGATCCAGCCGGAGTTCCGGAAGCGCGGAGTCAACGCCGCGCCGGCCAACTCGGCCACGGTGTGGAGCGACGTCGAGCGCTGGGCCCGCGAGCAGGCGCAGGACCTCCGCAAGGCGCTCGAGAAGGCGAAGACGAAGGCGGAGAAGCAGGCGGAGCCATAA
- a CDS encoding sigma 54-interacting transcriptional regulator, whose protein sequence is MGEGDRELTVREGMIDEVIDTVLSTVDMQQVLERTGAILRRHFGETRVSIHRLVDDEPDQIEIVFVYDPKIPQEGVGRRVPITGSVCGEAVTTRRTVVAVDLAGSLERYQEARFLAPLGYRALAAIPLIVEDAVLGTLDLAQGPGSDLLGSRLADAEQVARLLAIALNNSLMVDEVRRLNRLLDRENAALKREIHRAREGRRYIAESPIMREVMRNVELVAAADMTVLIRGETGTGKEGLARALHERSPRRAGPFVVVNLAAIPETLIESELFGHEKGAFTGAASRREGFFETAAGGTLFLDEVGDAALPLQVRLMRALQEHEITRVGSSVATPVDVRVVAATNRPLEDMVRQGTFRSDLYYRLNIFPITLPPLRERREDIRPLVEHLVARYATELHRRPPAIAPADLERLEAYDWPGNVRELESAILRALLLSQGPWLELPALPGAVAVPRPAPESPAAEVATFEDGMRSLLTRALEAAGGRIYGPRGAAALLGLKPSTLQGKLRRFKVDVSAVRSRHR, encoded by the coding sequence GTGGGTGAAGGCGACCGCGAGCTGACTGTCCGCGAAGGGATGATCGACGAGGTCATCGACACCGTCCTCTCGACGGTCGACATGCAGCAGGTGCTGGAGAGGACCGGGGCCATCCTGCGGCGCCACTTCGGCGAGACGCGGGTCTCGATCCACCGGCTGGTCGACGATGAGCCGGACCAGATCGAGATCGTGTTCGTCTACGACCCGAAGATCCCTCAGGAGGGGGTGGGGCGTCGCGTCCCGATCACCGGGTCGGTGTGCGGGGAGGCGGTGACGACGCGCCGCACGGTGGTCGCCGTCGACCTCGCCGGGTCGCTCGAGCGCTACCAGGAGGCTCGCTTCCTCGCCCCCCTCGGCTATCGGGCGCTCGCCGCCATCCCCCTGATCGTCGAGGACGCGGTGCTCGGCACCCTCGACCTCGCCCAGGGCCCCGGCTCCGACCTGCTCGGAAGCCGTCTCGCCGACGCGGAGCAGGTGGCGAGGCTGCTGGCGATCGCCCTCAACAACAGCCTGATGGTCGACGAGGTCCGCCGCCTCAACCGCCTGCTCGACCGCGAGAACGCCGCCCTGAAGCGAGAGATCCACCGCGCCCGGGAGGGGCGGCGCTACATCGCCGAGTCCCCGATCATGCGGGAGGTGATGCGAAACGTCGAGCTGGTCGCCGCGGCGGACATGACGGTGCTGATCCGGGGAGAGACGGGGACCGGCAAGGAGGGGCTGGCCCGCGCGCTGCACGAGCGGAGCCCGCGCCGGGCAGGGCCCTTCGTCGTCGTCAACCTGGCCGCCATCCCCGAGACGCTGATCGAGAGCGAGCTGTTCGGCCACGAGAAGGGCGCCTTCACCGGCGCCGCCAGCCGGCGCGAGGGGTTCTTCGAGACTGCCGCCGGAGGGACCCTGTTCCTCGACGAGGTCGGGGACGCCGCGCTCCCCCTCCAGGTGCGCCTGATGCGCGCGCTGCAGGAGCACGAGATCACCAGGGTCGGCTCGAGCGTGGCCACTCCGGTCGACGTCCGCGTCGTCGCCGCCACCAACCGGCCGCTCGAGGACATGGTTCGCCAGGGGACGTTCCGCTCCGACCTCTATTACCGGCTCAACATCTTCCCGATCACCCTGCCGCCGCTGCGCGAGCGCCGCGAGGACATCCGGCCCCTGGTCGAGCACCTCGTCGCCCGCTACGCCACGGAGCTCCACCGGCGCCCGCCGGCGATCGCACCGGCGGACCTGGAGCGCCTGGAAGCCTACGACTGGCCGGGAAACGTGCGCGAGCTGGAGAGCGCCATCCTGCGGGCCCTCCTCCTCAGCCAGGGGCCCTGGCTCGAGCTCCCCGCCCTGCCGGGGGCCGTCGCGGTCCCGCGGCCCGCGCCGGAGAGCCCGGCAGCGGAGGTGGCGACGTTCGAGGACGGGATGAGGTCGCTGCTGACCCGGGCCCTCGAGGCCGCCGGCGGTCGGATCTATGGCCCCCGCGGCGCGGCGGCGCTGCTCGGGCTCAAGCCCAGCACGCTGCAGGGCAAGCTGCGACGGTTCAAAGTCGACGTCTCCGCCGTCCGCTCCCGCCACCGCTGA
- a CDS encoding HAMP domain-containing sensor histidine kinase, which translates to MPVTGGSPAGAGSPAGSGRGARRPELLYGDRLISRTWTRRALWQVSLRWWVPPAIVLALAVSWWLGFRVEVRPILTVAVGILLYNIPFAVASVRARAVGEDVPSPDRLYALLQVALDYAAVFLLVHFTGGAASPLIFFFLPHVVFAAILFRASTAYLFAGVAAGGMALEAIAEGMGFIDSHPLLFRGQTVNFLDSPGHVAAQLTFFAASVLIVAVAAAQIMASLRKRVIGLAESRDEIAALNQRLSSTYTVLTVLGSETDLRRVLDLLSSSLAEVMQVRGVSVKLLDEDGKALRYVAVHGLPQEFLAERVVEIARNPLNRRVIEGETLVTGEIGFGSPSQEQEALARLGIRSVTLAPLKVHNRVTGILGAYSDRPDSFSPADADFLRLAAELSAIAIDHARRHAEVQRLLDERLQFMFRVAHNMRAPLAAGVSMLHLLREGYLDSLTQRQVDHLDRVIRRLRGLDTGVGEVLTLARDRLPGMSTRHEPLDLGELAARVDAHFREQAAERRLTLRLTAADGLPLVSGDPHQLEQVLENLVSNALKYTPAGGEVEVALDRSPAGGVVLTVRDTGIGIPKEEQGRLFSEFFRASNARRSDEPGTGLGLRIVQDVVEKHGGQVRVQSEEGRGTLVTVELPAPAAGPPD; encoded by the coding sequence GTGCCGGTGACGGGTGGCTCTCCGGCCGGCGCCGGGTCGCCCGCGGGCTCGGGCCGCGGCGCCCGCCGGCCGGAGCTCCTCTACGGCGACCGCCTGATCAGCCGCACCTGGACGCGGCGCGCGCTGTGGCAGGTGAGCCTGCGCTGGTGGGTGCCGCCGGCGATCGTCCTCGCCCTCGCCGTCTCCTGGTGGCTCGGCTTCAGAGTCGAGGTCAGGCCGATCCTGACCGTGGCCGTCGGCATCCTGCTCTACAACATCCCGTTCGCGGTCGCCTCGGTGCGGGCGCGGGCGGTCGGCGAGGACGTCCCGTCTCCCGACCGCCTCTACGCCCTGCTCCAGGTGGCCCTCGACTACGCGGCCGTCTTCCTGCTGGTCCACTTCACCGGGGGCGCGGCCAGCCCGCTGATCTTCTTCTTCCTGCCCCATGTCGTGTTCGCGGCGATCCTGTTCCGTGCGTCGACCGCCTACCTGTTCGCCGGCGTGGCTGCCGGCGGCATGGCCCTGGAGGCGATCGCGGAGGGCATGGGCTTCATCGACTCGCACCCGCTGCTGTTCCGCGGCCAGACCGTCAACTTCCTCGACAGCCCGGGCCACGTCGCCGCCCAGCTGACCTTCTTCGCGGCATCCGTGCTCATCGTCGCGGTCGCCGCCGCCCAGATCATGGCCTCGCTGCGCAAGCGGGTGATCGGGCTGGCGGAGAGCCGGGACGAGATCGCGGCCCTCAACCAGCGCCTCAGCAGCACCTACACCGTGCTGACGGTCCTCGGCTCCGAGACCGACCTGCGCCGCGTCCTCGACCTCTTGAGCTCGAGCCTGGCGGAGGTGATGCAGGTTCGCGGAGTGTCGGTCAAGCTGCTGGACGAGGACGGCAAGGCGCTGCGCTACGTGGCGGTGCACGGCCTGCCGCAGGAGTTCCTCGCGGAGAGGGTGGTCGAGATCGCCCGCAACCCGCTCAACCGGCGCGTCATCGAGGGCGAGACCCTGGTCACCGGCGAGATCGGGTTCGGCAGCCCGTCGCAGGAGCAGGAGGCGCTGGCCCGCCTCGGCATCCGCTCGGTGACGCTGGCGCCGCTCAAGGTCCACAACCGCGTGACCGGGATTCTCGGCGCCTACTCCGACCGGCCCGACAGCTTCAGCCCGGCCGATGCCGACTTCCTCCGCCTGGCGGCCGAGCTGTCGGCGATCGCCATCGACCACGCCCGCCGGCACGCCGAGGTGCAGCGGCTGCTGGATGAACGCCTCCAGTTCATGTTCCGCGTCGCCCACAACATGCGGGCGCCGCTGGCGGCCGGAGTGAGCATGCTCCACCTCCTGCGCGAGGGCTACCTGGACAGCCTGACGCAGCGCCAGGTCGACCACCTCGATCGGGTGATCCGCCGCCTGCGCGGCCTCGACACGGGGGTCGGCGAGGTCCTGACCCTTGCCCGCGACCGCCTCCCCGGGATGTCGACGCGGCACGAGCCGCTCGATCTCGGCGAGCTCGCCGCGCGGGTCGATGCCCACTTCCGCGAGCAGGCCGCCGAGCGCCGGCTCACGCTTCGCCTGACGGCAGCCGACGGCCTCCCGCTGGTCAGCGGCGACCCGCACCAGCTCGAGCAGGTGCTCGAGAACCTGGTCTCGAACGCCCTCAAGTACACGCCCGCTGGCGGCGAGGTTGAGGTGGCGCTGGACCGCAGCCCGGCAGGCGGCGTGGTGCTCACCGTCCGCGACACCGGCATCGGCATCCCCAAGGAGGAGCAGGGCCGGCTGTTCAGCGAGTTCTTCCGCGCCAGCAATGCCCGCCGGTCCGACGAGCCCGGCACCGGGCTCGGCCTGCGCATCGTCCAGGACGTGGTCGAGAAGCACGGCGGCCAGGTCCGGGTCCAGAGCGAGGAGGGCCGCGGCACCTTGGTCACGGTCGAGCTCCCCGCCCCGGCGGCGGGCCCGCCCGACTGA
- a CDS encoding carbonic anhydrase — MPHNPAPDADRAWQELLTGNRRFAAGAPRHPRQSVARRAEIVAGQHPFAVVVGCADSRVPPEILFDCGLGDLFVLRDAGNVLDEVGEASLEYAVEHLAVRLVVVLGHSGCGALTAVIEGAPVEGHLVRLVEHLRPAVERAAAKPGDLLDNAVVENLHSEVARLRRLEPVLAGRVASGQVRIIGARYDLGSGLVTQIV, encoded by the coding sequence ATGCCCCACAACCCGGCGCCTGACGCCGACCGAGCCTGGCAGGAGCTGCTGACCGGCAACCGTCGCTTCGCGGCGGGCGCCCCCCGGCACCCCCGGCAGTCGGTTGCCCGCCGGGCGGAGATCGTGGCCGGGCAGCACCCGTTCGCGGTCGTGGTCGGTTGCGCGGACTCGCGGGTGCCGCCGGAGATTCTCTTCGACTGCGGCCTCGGCGACCTGTTCGTGCTGCGGGACGCCGGCAACGTTCTCGACGAGGTCGGGGAGGCCTCTCTCGAGTACGCGGTCGAGCACCTCGCGGTGCGGCTGGTGGTGGTGCTCGGTCACAGCGGCTGCGGCGCGCTCACCGCCGTCATCGAAGGCGCTCCGGTCGAGGGCCACCTCGTCCGCCTGGTCGAGCACCTGCGGCCGGCGGTGGAGCGGGCGGCGGCGAAGCCCGGGGATCTCCTGGACAACGCCGTGGTCGAGAACCTCCACAGCGAGGTCGCCCGGCTGCGGCGGCTCGAACCGGTGCTCGCCGGGCGGGTCGCCTCCGGGCAGGTGCGGATCATCGGCGCCCGCTACGACCTGGGCAGCGGCCTGGTGACTCAGATCGTGTGA
- a CDS encoding molybdenum cofactor guanylyltransferase has protein sequence MFGPGWLVVGSRQDRAERVELAAAVLRRLAPGRRIAGVMVTTTAADGAGGLPAGGYSLLEDEQPEPGTAPFAMRQAGAQRVLSLRSHPDALAAGFAAAVARLGPGALVVAASNALRRVVDPDLFLMVGRPGDAAAWPAAGEVAHLVDRWVDRRAAAAELAPAGLAVAGGRWILPEPATAIVLAGGQSRRMGVDKRFLRLHDRPLLERVVATLRPLVGEVVIGANDPELGRSLGLRTIADRVPGEGPLMALASALEATTSDRNLLVACDLPEIPASLVTALLAAALTAEAVVPVGADGLREPLLAVYRRRLLGDANALLAGGERRLWWLAEGCRTAFLELSRFGIDRLPNLNTRDDFERYLEGGDPAR, from the coding sequence TTGTTCGGGCCAGGGTGGCTGGTGGTCGGCAGCCGGCAGGATCGGGCCGAACGGGTGGAGCTGGCGGCCGCGGTCCTGCGCCGCCTGGCACCCGGGCGGCGGATCGCCGGGGTGATGGTGACGACAACGGCCGCCGACGGCGCCGGCGGCCTGCCGGCCGGCGGCTACTCCCTGCTCGAGGACGAGCAGCCGGAACCGGGAACCGCCCCGTTCGCGATGCGGCAGGCCGGAGCGCAGCGGGTGCTGTCGCTGCGGTCGCACCCCGACGCGCTCGCCGCCGGCTTCGCCGCGGCGGTGGCGCGCCTCGGACCCGGCGCCCTCGTGGTGGCCGCCTCCAACGCGCTGCGGCGGGTCGTGGACCCCGACCTGTTCCTCATGGTCGGCCGGCCGGGCGATGCCGCGGCCTGGCCGGCGGCAGGGGAGGTCGCGCACCTGGTCGACCGTTGGGTGGATCGGCGGGCAGCGGCGGCCGAGCTTGCGCCCGCCGGGCTGGCGGTCGCCGGGGGGCGCTGGATCCTGCCGGAGCCGGCCACCGCCATCGTCCTCGCCGGCGGGCAGAGCCGCCGCATGGGCGTCGACAAGCGATTCCTGCGGCTTCATGACCGCCCCCTCCTGGAGCGCGTCGTTGCCACCCTGCGACCGTTGGTGGGCGAGGTCGTGATCGGCGCCAACGACCCCGAGCTCGGCCGTTCCCTCGGCCTGCGCACGATCGCCGACCGGGTGCCGGGCGAGGGCCCCCTGATGGCGCTCGCCTCGGCGCTCGAGGCCACCACGAGCGACCGCAACCTGCTGGTCGCGTGCGACCTGCCGGAGATCCCGGCATCGCTGGTGACGGCCCTGCTCGCCGCCGCCCTGACCGCCGAGGCGGTGGTGCCGGTCGGCGCGGACGGCCTGCGGGAGCCGCTGCTGGCGGTCTACCGGCGGCGCCTGCTCGGCGACGCGAATGCCCTGCTCGCGGGCGGCGAGCGCCGGCTGTGGTGGCTCGCCGAGGGCTGCCGCACGGCCTTCCTCGAGCTGTCCCGCTTCGGCATCGATCGGCTGCCCAACCTCAACACCCGCGACGATTTCGAGCGGTACCTGGAGGGCGGCGACCCGGCCCGCTGA
- a CDS encoding OmpH family outer membrane protein codes for MRAAARLTVVLIVVLAAVPATAGKIGFLDGDRAATTVQEGRSQLQALESWAKPRRDQLEQLQAQVNGLKQRLATQQSVASAEALAALERELLQAQRGLEDQARAFNRELNARQDKIVADIGAKIGKLATEYAEANDFDVIFLLAAQPVAYFATSLNITDAIIRLYDERYPAD; via the coding sequence GTGCGAGCAGCAGCGCGATTGACGGTGGTCCTGATCGTGGTCCTTGCAGCGGTCCCCGCGACGGCCGGCAAGATCGGCTTCCTCGACGGAGACCGTGCGGCCACGACGGTGCAGGAAGGCAGGAGCCAGCTACAGGCCCTCGAGAGCTGGGCCAAGCCGCGCCGCGACCAGCTCGAGCAGCTGCAGGCGCAGGTCAACGGGCTCAAGCAGCGGCTCGCCACGCAGCAGAGCGTCGCCTCCGCCGAGGCGCTCGCCGCGCTCGAGCGCGAGCTGCTGCAGGCGCAGCGCGGCCTGGAGGACCAGGCCCGCGCCTTCAACCGCGAGCTGAACGCCAGGCAGGACAAGATCGTCGCCGACATCGGCGCCAAGATCGGGAAGCTGGCCACCGAGTACGCCGAGGCCAACGACTTCGACGTGATCTTCCTGCTCGCCGCCCAGCCGGTCGCCTACTTCGCGACTTCGCTCAACATCACCGACGCGATCATCCGGCTGTACGACGAGCGCTACCCAGCCGACTGA
- a CDS encoding porin, whose translation MSHRGTARWMLVVAAGLMLGLFSSRAQAQWQVASADGSSTLKLGVLLQPQGEIIETADAEDHSQNLFLRRARILLGGTYSERWSFFLETDSPNLGKSKSDGSKTTDLFIQDVFVTYSTGDKFKIDAGMMLMPLSHNHETSAGMLLPVDYGPYTFVQSDPLTEKVGRDYGIQARGYLLDKHFEYRVGAFQGYRGSDLAGGSGAGTEPFRVTARAVWYPFEAETGYFYTGASLGAKKILAVGATYDVQSSYSTIAADLFYDQPIASGAVTFQADWASIDGDDFLLSLPEQDTWLIEASYYHKETRLGPYLQLASRSYALEDASHADEERMQAGLAWWLSGHKINVKGAWTRITKDGAPDRDQALLQLQVFWY comes from the coding sequence ATGAGTCATCGCGGGACGGCACGGTGGATGCTGGTTGTGGCGGCGGGACTGATGCTGGGTCTGTTCTCGAGCCGGGCCCAGGCGCAGTGGCAGGTCGCCTCTGCCGACGGCAGCTCGACGCTCAAGCTGGGCGTGCTGCTGCAGCCGCAGGGGGAGATCATCGAGACCGCGGACGCCGAGGACCACTCGCAGAACCTCTTTCTGCGGCGGGCCCGCATCCTGCTCGGCGGCACCTACTCCGAGCGGTGGTCGTTCTTCCTCGAGACCGACAGCCCCAACCTGGGCAAGAGCAAGAGCGACGGCAGCAAGACCACCGACCTCTTCATCCAGGACGTGTTCGTGACCTACTCGACCGGGGACAAGTTCAAGATCGACGCCGGCATGATGCTGATGCCGCTCTCCCACAACCACGAGACCTCGGCCGGCATGCTGCTGCCGGTGGACTACGGCCCGTACACCTTCGTCCAGTCGGACCCGCTGACCGAGAAGGTGGGCCGCGACTACGGCATCCAGGCCCGCGGCTACCTTCTCGACAAGCACTTCGAGTACCGGGTCGGCGCCTTCCAGGGCTACCGCGGCAGCGACCTGGCCGGCGGCAGCGGCGCCGGCACCGAGCCGTTCCGGGTCACCGCCCGGGCCGTGTGGTACCCGTTCGAGGCGGAGACCGGCTACTTCTACACCGGCGCGAGCCTCGGGGCGAAGAAGATCCTCGCCGTCGGCGCCACCTACGACGTTCAAAGCTCGTACTCGACGATCGCCGCCGACCTGTTCTACGACCAGCCCATCGCCAGCGGCGCGGTGACCTTCCAGGCCGACTGGGCCAGCATCGACGGCGACGACTTCCTGCTGTCGCTGCCCGAGCAGGACACCTGGCTGATCGAGGCGTCGTACTACCACAAGGAGACGCGGCTCGGGCCCTACCTGCAGCTCGCCTCGCGCAGCTACGCGCTCGAGGACGCGTCCCACGCGGACGAGGAGCGGATGCAGGCCGGCCTGGCCTGGTGGCTGAGCGGCCACAAGATCAACGTCAAGGGCGCCTGGACCAGGATCACCAAGGACGGCGCCCCGGATCGCGACCAGGCGCTGCTCCAGCTGCAGGTGTTCTGGTACTGA
- a CDS encoding universal stress protein gives MYDTALMPLTETDRDEATLAHLQSMLDHRGIGKVVLVRVVQPPPVTAVDYALDPAVVAGLEKDLRRRAASYLESVARRIDWRGAGHAIEVVLGEPAEELARLAEGRGADLILLAPDPPSGIQRWFRGNLLDRLMGSARVPITVLSGPAPWRRSQARAPRTAA, from the coding sequence ATGTACGACACAGCACTCATGCCGTTGACCGAAACCGACCGCGACGAGGCGACCCTGGCGCATCTGCAGTCGATGCTCGACCACAGGGGCATCGGGAAGGTGGTCCTGGTCAGGGTGGTGCAGCCGCCGCCGGTCACGGCGGTCGACTACGCGCTCGATCCGGCGGTGGTCGCCGGGCTCGAGAAGGACCTGCGCCGACGGGCGGCGTCGTACCTGGAGTCGGTCGCCAGGCGGATCGACTGGCGGGGTGCCGGGCACGCGATCGAGGTCGTGCTCGGTGAGCCGGCCGAGGAGCTGGCACGGCTCGCCGAAGGCCGCGGGGCCGACCTGATCCTGCTCGCGCCCGATCCGCCGAGCGGCATCCAGCGCTGGTTCCGCGGCAACCTGCTCGACCGCCTGATGGGTTCGGCCCGGGTTCCGATCACCGTGCTGAGCGGACCGGCCCCCTGGAGGCGGTCGCAGGCCCGCGCCCCGCGCACCGCGGCGTAG
- a CDS encoding DUF1428 domain-containing protein: MHYVDGFVVPVKKAKLDSYRRLARKMAAVCKEYGALEYVECVADDVKPGKLTSFPQSVKLKRDETVVFAYVVYRSRKHRDQVNAKIMKDPRFANMDMSKMPFDGKRMFWGGFKQIVAL, from the coding sequence ATGCACTACGTCGATGGTTTCGTGGTTCCGGTCAAGAAGGCGAAGCTGGACTCCTATCGCCGCCTCGCCCGCAAGATGGCCGCCGTCTGCAAGGAGTACGGGGCGCTCGAGTACGTCGAGTGCGTCGCCGACGACGTGAAGCCGGGCAAGCTGACCTCGTTCCCGCAGAGCGTCAAGCTCAAGCGCGACGAGACCGTGGTCTTCGCGTACGTCGTCTACCGCTCGCGCAAGCACCGCGACCAGGTCAACGCCAAGATCATGAAGGACCCCCGGTTCGCCAACATGGACATGTCCAAGATGCCGTTCGACGGCAAGCGGATGTTCTGGGGCGGCTTCAAGCAGATCGTGGCGCTCTGA